Proteins from one Cryptomeria japonica chromosome 4, Sugi_1.0, whole genome shotgun sequence genomic window:
- the LOC131046158 gene encoding pentatricopeptide repeat-containing protein At3g24000, mitochondrial translates to MKWIYINSALTAITHHANSLQPNIFSFTIFKLWNRHNAYTCFCTCPLPIKIHSVENMQCFETKCKFNDKPERNHTDFLAFDRLLQDCIDTKNVTEGKQLYSDMIEAGYKPPILKGNRLVHICLLSGKTKDARDVFDKMPERDKFSWNTMIAGYAKCGMLEEALDMFEKMPERNSISWSSLITGFARYGCGKEAMELFRRMQKEGMIPNEYTFGSILRACAGNSAVLEGEQTHAYIIKTKLGLNVDLASSLVDMYAKCRRIEDARRVFDRIPKRDAVLWTSIISGYAHNGKGEQALKFLPEMLRTGEQCNQFTYSSALVACADLVALESGRQIHGYIIRSGFEFNSFVGSSLVVMYSKCGSLEDALKMVGEVQGGEEVSCNAMIGGYIQHGRAAEALNFFCQMHRVGVKVDHFTFPTILNACSTLPALEQGKQIHASIIRTGFESNRYVGNALVNMYAKCQILDDAKKVFDSIPERDVVSWTAIVGVYVESGNNEEVLQLFRQMREAGITPDEFSLASVLSACASLSALAQGKQVHALAIRSKSGDYLSVHNALVIMYAKCGSIEDAYLVFREMPSRDVVSWTSIIKAYAQNGCGKDALKLYEKMLSSGLKPDHVTFVGVLFACSHAGLVNEGRHLFNSMALDYGITPQTQHYACMIDLLGRAGHMNEAEDLLRKMPVKPDGIVWKSLLAACRIHKNTKLGKYAAENLFELEPQNSAPYVLLSNLYAAAGKWDEVAKIRKMMKDRGVIKKPGCSWIEVKDRVHSFFVEDRSHPQTTEIYEVLDKLAKQMKDAGYVADTNFVLHDVEEEHKEHALSYHSEKLALAFGIISIPSGTPIRIVKNLRVCGDCHTTIKFVSKIVGREIVVRDSVRYHHFKFGLCSCGDYW, encoded by the coding sequence ATGAAGTGGATTTATATTAACTCTGCTCTCACAGCAATTACACACCACGCCAATTCATTACAACCGAATATTTTCTCTTTTACCATATTTAAGCTATGGAATCGCCACAATGCTTATACTTGTTTTTGTACTTGCCCTCTTCCTATCAAAATACATTCAGTAGAGAACATGCAGTGTTTTGAAACCAAATGTAAGTTCAATGACAAACCAGAAAGAAATCATACCGATTTTTTGGCTTTTGATCGTCTGCTGCAGGATTGTATTGATACAAAAAACGTAACAGAGGGCAAGCAGTTGTATTCTGATATGATCGAAGCTGGATATAAGCCACCGATTTTGAAAGGAAACCGTCTTGTTCATATTTGTCTTTTATCAGGAAAAACTAAGGATGCACGCGatgtgtttgacaaaatgcccGAACGAGATAAATTTAGTTGGAACACCATGATTGCTGGATATGCCAAATGTGGGATGCTGGAGGAGGCGCTCGATAtgtttgaaaaaatgcctgaaaGGAACTCGATATCTTGGTCGTCTCTCATCACGGGATTTGCACGCTATGGTTGTGGTAAAGAAGCCATGGAGTTGTTCCGTCGAATGCAGAAGGAAGGCATGATACCGAATGAGTACACTTTTGGCAGCATTCTCCGGGCATGTGCTGGGAATTCTGCCGTATTAGAAGGGGAACAAACCCATGCATATATTATTAAGACGAAACTTGGCCTGAATGTTGATCTAGCTAGTTCTCTGGTTGACATGTATGCTAAATGCAGGAGAATTGAAGATGCCCGCCGAGTGTTTGATAGAATTCCCAAACGAGATGCTGTATTATGGACTTCTATAATTTCAGGGTATGCACATAATGGAAAGGGGGAGCAGGCTTTAAAATTCTTGCCTGAGATGCTTCGGACAGGGGAACAATGCAATCAATTTACTTATTCAAGTGCTTTGGTTGCATGTGCAGACCTTGTTGCTCTTGAATCGGGCAGGCAGATTCATGGTTATATCATAAGAAGTGGATTTGAGTTTAATAGTTTCGTAGGGAGTTCGCTTGTGGTGATGTATTCAAAATGTGGAAGCCTAGAAGATGCCCTGAAAATGGTGGGTGAGGTTCAAGGAGGAGAGGAGGTGTCTTGCAATGCAATGATTGGGGGATATATTCAACATGGACGTGCAGCTGAGGCTCTAAATTTTTTTTGTCAAATGCATAGGGTAGGTGTAAAAGTGGATCATTTTACTTTTCCTACCATTCTTAATGCATGTTCTACCCTTCCGGCATTAGAACAAGGTAAGCAGATCCATGCCTCAATAATAAGAACTGGTTTCGAGTCAAATAGGTATGTTGGCAACGCTTTAGTTAACATGTATGCCAAATGCCAGATCTTGGATGATGCGAAGAAAGTGTTTGATAGTATTCCAGAGAGAGATGTTGTCTCTTGGACTGCAATAGTTGGAGTGTATGTGGAGAGTGGGAATAATGAGGAGGTACTTCAACTTTTTCGTCAAATGAGAGAGGCGGGCATAACACCAGATGAGTTCAGTTTGGCTAGTGTTTTAAGTGCATGTGCCAGCTTATCAGCTTTAGCACAGGGAAAGCAAGTACATGCCCTTGCTATTAGATCAAAATCAGGTGATTATTTGTCTGTGCATAATGCCCTTGTTATTATGTATGCTAAATGTGGGAGCATAGAGGACGCATACCTCGTATTCAGAGAAATGCCCAGTAGAGACGTTGTTTCATGGACCTCTATAATCAAAGCATATGCCCAAAACGGCTGTGGCAAGGATGCTCTCAAACTCTATGAGAAAATGCTATCATCAGGCTTGAAGCCAGACCATGTCACCTTTGTTGGTGTGCTATTTGCCTGCAGCCATGCTGGATTAGTGAATGAAGGACGTCACTTGTTTAATTCCATGGCTCTTGATTATGGTATCACACCACAGACACAACATTATGCCTGCATGATTGACCTTCTTGGTCGAGCTGGGCACATGAATGAGGCTGAAGATTTACTTAGGAAGATGCCGGTTAAACCTGATGGTATTGTGTGGAAGTCCCTGCTTGCTGCCTGTAGGATTCACAAGAATACTAAATTAGGAAAATATGCTGCAGAAAACCTTTTTGAGTTGGAACCACAAAATTCTGCACCGTATGTGTTATTGTCAAACCTCTATGCTGCAGCTGGCAAGTGGGATGAGGTAGCAAAGATTAGGAAAATGATGAAAGACAGAGGAGTGATAAAAAAACCAGGATGCAGCTGGATTGAGGTGAAAGACAGAGTACATTCTTTTTTTGTGGAAGATAGAAGTCACCCACAAACAACAGAGATCTATGAAGTTCTGGATAAACTGGCTAAGCAAATGAAGGATGCAGGGTATGTGGCTGATACAAATTTTGTGCTTCATGATGTTGAAGAGGAACATAAGGAACATGCTCTTAGTTATCATAGTGAGAAGCTAGCTTTAGCATTTGGAATTATAAGTATACCTTCTGGGACACCTATTCGAATTGTCAAAAACCTACGTGTGTGTGGTGATTGTCACACAACAATCAAATTTGTTTCAAAAATTGTTGGCCGAGAAATTGTTGTCAGAGATTCTGTACGATACCATCATTTCAAGTTTGGACTGTGCTCATGtggagattattggtga